From the Bombus vancouverensis nearcticus chromosome 3, iyBomVanc1_principal, whole genome shotgun sequence genome, one window contains:
- the mRpL30 gene encoding mitochondrial ribosomal protein L30 gives MASRLNVLLTFVRGHRQYSKAWHKDAVTYEKVKYYPVKKDHVDPPITPSKVLMVHRVKPWKGNPYWEKDILTDLGFEERKRDPVFVKNTPEICAMLWRVKHLVKIVPVKLPKNLPNTVDDLTEYYVHENGTVYNTGKLDPVRYQATMEFKNSVKKMNHYTIREQLRQKWIKGILI, from the exons ATGGCAAGTCGTTTAAACGTTTTATTAACATTTGTACGTGGTCATCGACAGTATTCAAAAGCATGGCATAAAGATGCTGTCACATATGAGAAAGTTAAATATTATCCAGT TAAAAAAGATCATGTAGATCCTCCAATTACACCATCAAAAGTTTTGATGGTTCACAGAGTAAAACCTTGGAAGGGCAATCCTTATTGGGAAAAAGATATACTTACAGATTTAGGATTTGAAGAGAGA AAAAGAGATCCAGTATTCGTAAAAAATACGCCAGAAATTTGTGCTATGCTTTGGAGAGTAAAACATCTAGTAAAAATTGTTCCAGTAAAATTACCCAAAAACTTACCAAATACAGTCGATGATTTAACGGAAtattatgtacatgaaaatggAACAGTTTACAATACTGGAAAACTTGACCCTGTACGTTACCAAGCCACAATGGAATTTAAGAATTCTGTAAAAAAGATGAATCATTATACTATCCGGGAACAGCTAAGGCAAAAATGGATAAAAGGAAttcttatataa
- the LOC117164149 gene encoding SUZ RNA-binding domain-containing isoform X1: protein MSAMDDILESWEEIEESEVLDKKLDALQLNAVEALEEIESSSFKTSHNTSTRMIMLGEDGMRSQYVPPKPTVKILKRPTRDSQGSGDGPLVNGDKPKQPIKSLKQREQEYAEARKRILGEEKSPEEKLMQEINKIQPKPITPSSSGLPSNVLRMPIGPDGTRGFNVRR from the exons ATGTCAGCGATGGATGACATTCTTGAAAGTTGGGAAGAAATTGAAGAATCAGAG GTGCTTGATAAAAAATTAGATGCCCTTCAGTTGAATGCAGTAGAAGCATTGGAAGAAATAGAATCTTCTAG TTTCAAAACCAGTCACAATACGAGTACCAGGATGATAATGTTAGGGGAAGATGGTATGCGATCTCAATATGTACCTCCAAAGCCAAcagtaaaaatattgaaaagacCTACAAGAGATTCACAAGGTAGTGGTGATGGACCATTAGTAAATGGGGATAAACCAAAACAACCTATTAAATCTTTAAAACAG agGGAACAAGAATACGCAGAAGCAAGGAAAAGAATTTTAGGCGAAGAGAAAAGTCCAGAGGAAAAATTAAtgcaagaaataaataaaattcaaccaaaaccaataactcCAAGTAGCAGTGGGCTACCAAGTAATGTTCTTCGTATGCCTATTGGACCAGATGGAACACGGGGATTTAATGTACGCAGGTAG
- the LOC117164149 gene encoding SUZ RNA-binding domain-containing isoform X2, which produces MHKFVLDKKLDALQLNAVEALEEIESSSFKTSHNTSTRMIMLGEDGMRSQYVPPKPTVKILKRPTRDSQGSGDGPLVNGDKPKQPIKSLKQREQEYAEARKRILGEEKSPEEKLMQEINKIQPKPITPSSSGLPSNVLRMPIGPDGTRGFNVRR; this is translated from the exons ATGCATAAGTTT GTGCTTGATAAAAAATTAGATGCCCTTCAGTTGAATGCAGTAGAAGCATTGGAAGAAATAGAATCTTCTAG TTTCAAAACCAGTCACAATACGAGTACCAGGATGATAATGTTAGGGGAAGATGGTATGCGATCTCAATATGTACCTCCAAAGCCAAcagtaaaaatattgaaaagacCTACAAGAGATTCACAAGGTAGTGGTGATGGACCATTAGTAAATGGGGATAAACCAAAACAACCTATTAAATCTTTAAAACAG agGGAACAAGAATACGCAGAAGCAAGGAAAAGAATTTTAGGCGAAGAGAAAAGTCCAGAGGAAAAATTAAtgcaagaaataaataaaattcaaccaaaaccaataactcCAAGTAGCAGTGGGCTACCAAGTAATGTTCTTCGTATGCCTATTGGACCAGATGGAACACGGGGATTTAATGTACGCAGGTAG
- the LOC117164149 gene encoding SUZ RNA-binding domain-containing isoform X3 — translation MLSITEKVETFHSTQYINFKTSHNTSTRMIMLGEDGMRSQYVPPKPTVKILKRPTRDSQGSGDGPLVNGDKPKQPIKSLKQREQEYAEARKRILGEEKSPEEKLMQEINKIQPKPITPSSSGLPSNVLRMPIGPDGTRGFNVRR, via the exons atgcTGTCTATAACAGAAAAAGTGGAAACTTTCCACTCAACCcaatatataaa TTTCAAAACCAGTCACAATACGAGTACCAGGATGATAATGTTAGGGGAAGATGGTATGCGATCTCAATATGTACCTCCAAAGCCAAcagtaaaaatattgaaaagacCTACAAGAGATTCACAAGGTAGTGGTGATGGACCATTAGTAAATGGGGATAAACCAAAACAACCTATTAAATCTTTAAAACAG agGGAACAAGAATACGCAGAAGCAAGGAAAAGAATTTTAGGCGAAGAGAAAAGTCCAGAGGAAAAATTAAtgcaagaaataaataaaattcaaccaaaaccaataactcCAAGTAGCAGTGGGCTACCAAGTAATGTTCTTCGTATGCCTATTGGACCAGATGGAACACGGGGATTTAATGTACGCAGGTAG